In the genome of Polaribacter atrinae, one region contains:
- a CDS encoding DUF3078 domain-containing protein, with the protein MKKLSILFLLVLTAVSINGQTAEELKKEQAPKKAQIAKLQGEVKALQAKIDALPGWRKGAFGTIGGSFSGFNNWYSRSAPTATAGNIGVTVNGFANLIKEDFFWRNSAAVNLGWVKLDEEGVSGDEDFEATTDVFTISSLYGKRLNKKWALSGLAEYRTTIIDNFNDPGYLDLGIGATWTPTNNLVVVIHPGNYNFVFSSGDTVFESFLGAKVVADYTQKYGKLSVKSNLSMFQSYDTSDLSNWTFTNSFGYTIWKGIGVGFELGLRKNKQEALNDLQTRESNPNPTAGFDDVDNKLQSYYLLGLSYAF; encoded by the coding sequence ATGAAGAAACTATCAATCTTATTTTTATTGGTATTAACTGCCGTTTCAATTAATGGACAAACAGCAGAAGAGTTAAAAAAAGAACAAGCTCCTAAAAAAGCACAAATTGCTAAACTACAAGGAGAAGTAAAAGCTTTACAAGCAAAAATTGATGCACTTCCAGGGTGGAGAAAAGGTGCTTTTGGTACAATTGGAGGTAGTTTTTCTGGTTTTAATAATTGGTATTCTAGATCTGCACCTACGGCAACTGCTGGTAATATAGGTGTTACAGTAAATGGTTTTGCAAATTTAATTAAAGAAGATTTTTTCTGGAGAAACTCTGCTGCAGTTAATTTAGGTTGGGTAAAACTAGATGAAGAAGGAGTATCTGGAGATGAAGATTTTGAAGCTACTACAGATGTATTTACAATTAGCTCTTTATATGGTAAGAGATTAAATAAAAAATGGGCGCTTTCTGGTTTAGCCGAATATAGAACAACTATTATAGATAATTTTAATGATCCAGGATATCTAGATTTAGGTATTGGTGCTACTTGGACACCTACAAATAATTTAGTGGTTGTTATACATCCAGGAAACTACAATTTTGTTTTTAGTAGTGGAGACACTGTATTTGAATCTTTTTTAGGTGCTAAAGTTGTAGCAGATTACACACAAAAATATGGTAAATTAAGTGTAAAGTCTAATTTATCTATGTTTCAAAGCTATGACACATCAGATTTGTCTAACTGGACTTTTACAAACTCTTTTGGGTATACAATCTGGAAAGGAATTGGAGTTGGTTTTGAATTAGGTTTACGTAAAAATAAACAAGAAGCTTTAAATGACTTGCAGACTAGAGAAAGTAACCCTAACCCAACAGCAGGATTTGATGATGTAGATAATAAATTACAATCTTATTATTTACTTGGTCTGAGTTATGCTTTTTAA
- a CDS encoding DUF3078 domain-containing protein: protein MRRALFLLLLIFSTSFFAQKKKKDTLPIPKWKINGKFGFIFNQSTFSNWSSGGDNTIAGDINVNYDFNYKKGNVNWDTRILTAYGSSHLNDKGYRKTNDRFELNSLLGIKSGKNWFLSQFVNFKTQYSRGYNYKVEPAEPVSDLFSPAYLSLGPGMLWKKSDNSNINIAPATARLTMVSDFFSGKYGVDEGDNSAFSLGFNLSGYFKFSIMENIEMENIVALYSDYLDQPENLDVENQTNIRFKVNNNIKMHMTFHTIVDDNASSKVQFRQLFGVGINYKFHQKVTY from the coding sequence ATGAGAAGAGCATTATTTCTTTTATTACTTATTTTTTCCACTTCTTTTTTTGCGCAAAAAAAGAAAAAAGATACGTTACCTATTCCTAAATGGAAAATTAACGGAAAGTTTGGTTTTATTTTCAATCAATCAACTTTTTCTAATTGGTCATCTGGTGGAGACAATACGATTGCAGGGGATATTAATGTGAACTACGATTTCAATTATAAAAAAGGCAATGTTAACTGGGATACCAGAATTTTAACAGCATATGGGTCAAGTCATTTAAATGACAAAGGGTATCGAAAAACAAATGATAGATTTGAATTAAATTCCTTGTTGGGTATTAAATCGGGTAAGAACTGGTTCCTCTCACAATTTGTTAACTTTAAAACTCAATATTCAAGAGGTTATAATTATAAAGTAGAACCTGCAGAGCCTGTTTCAGATCTTTTTTCACCAGCCTATTTAAGTTTAGGCCCGGGTATGTTATGGAAAAAGTCTGATAATTCAAATATAAATATAGCTCCAGCTACTGCTAGGTTAACTATGGTTAGTGATTTCTTTTCTGGAAAGTATGGTGTAGATGAAGGAGATAATTCTGCTTTTAGTTTAGGTTTTAATCTTTCTGGTTATTTTAAGTTTAGTATCATGGAAAACATCGAAATGGAAAACATTGTTGCTCTTTATTCGGATTACTTAGATCAACCTGAAAATTTAGATGTAGAAAACCAAACAAATATTCGTTTTAAAGTAAATAATAATATTAAAATGCACATGACTTTCCATACTATTGTGGATGATAATGCCTCTAGTAAAGTGCAATTTAGGCAATTATTTGGTGTGGGAATAAATTATAAATTTCATCAAAAAGTGACTTATTAA
- a CDS encoding DUF2480 family protein yields MQEEIINRVTNSKLKTFDLEEIYPEGKRVLFDVKDWLFQEQILKEKDFRESVKNHDWSQYQKTFVAISCSVDAIIPSWAFMLVASELIPFASKVVIGDLELLETVLYQELIGFLDFKEFTNAPVIIKGCADKPIPNSAYVFLIEKLQPVARSIMFGEACSTVPLYKTKR; encoded by the coding sequence ATGCAAGAAGAAATTATAAATAGAGTTACAAATAGTAAACTTAAAACCTTTGATTTAGAAGAAATCTATCCAGAAGGAAAGCGTGTTTTATTTGATGTAAAAGATTGGTTGTTTCAAGAACAGATTTTAAAAGAGAAAGACTTTAGAGAATCTGTAAAAAACCATGATTGGTCTCAGTATCAAAAAACTTTTGTGGCTATTTCCTGTTCTGTAGATGCCATAATACCTTCTTGGGCTTTTATGTTAGTTGCATCAGAATTAATTCCGTTTGCAAGTAAAGTGGTTATTGGAGATTTAGAATTGCTAGAAACAGTTCTTTATCAAGAATTAATTGGCTTTTTAGATTTTAAAGAATTTACAAATGCGCCAGTTATTATAAAAGGTTGTGCCGATAAGCCAATCCCTAACTCTGCGTATGTTTTTTTAATAGAAAAATTACAACCTGTAGCAAGATCTATTATGTTTGGAGAGGCTTGCTCAACAGTACCTTTATATAAAACTAAAAGATAG
- a CDS encoding DUF59 domain-containing protein, producing MTDKELEVIGDKIVNVLKTIYDPEIPVDIYELGLIYDVFVSEDNNAKILMTLTSPNCPVAESLPADVEEKVKSLKEIENCEVEITFDPTWTQDMMSEEAKLELGML from the coding sequence ATGACAGATAAAGAATTAGAAGTAATAGGTGATAAAATTGTAAACGTTTTAAAAACAATTTACGATCCAGAAATCCCTGTAGATATTTACGAATTAGGTTTAATTTATGATGTTTTTGTATCAGAAGATAATAATGCAAAAATATTAATGACCTTAACGTCTCCAAATTGCCCAGTTGCAGAAAGTTTACCTGCAGATGTAGAGGAAAAAGTAAAGAGTTTAAAAGAAATTGAAAACTGTGAAGTAGAAATTACTTTCGATCCTACTTGGACGCAAGATATGATGAGTGAAGAAGCAAAATTAGAATTAGGAATGCTATAA
- a CDS encoding SufE family protein codes for MTIKEIQEEIIDEFSMFDDWMERYEYIIELGKSLPIIDETHKLDENLIKGCQSKVWLYSELENDTIKFTADSDAILTKGIVALLLRVYSNQKPVDILGATTDFIDEIGLKEHLSPTRANGLVSMIKYIKMYAIAQQTKLAN; via the coding sequence ATGACTATCAAAGAAATACAAGAAGAAATTATAGATGAGTTTTCAATGTTTGATGATTGGATGGAACGCTATGAGTACATTATAGAGCTCGGGAAGTCTTTACCTATTATTGATGAGACACATAAATTAGATGAAAATCTAATAAAAGGATGTCAGTCTAAAGTGTGGTTATATTCAGAATTAGAGAATGATACGATTAAGTTTACAGCAGATAGTGATGCTATTTTAACCAAAGGAATTGTGGCATTATTATTGAGGGTTTATTCAAATCAAAAACCAGTAGATATTTTAGGTGCTACTACAGATTTTATTGATGAAATCGGTCTAAAAGAGCACTTATCACCAACTAGAGCAAACGGTTTAGTTTCTATGATTAAGTATATAAAAATGTATGCAATTGCACAACAAACTAAATTAGCAAATTAA
- a CDS encoding PfkB family carbohydrate kinase, translated as MSKLLAVGTVAFDAIETPFGKTDKILGGSGTYVGLAASQFGVKTGVVSVVGGDFPASYLEMMNSKGINTDGIEVDKEGKTFFWSGKYHNDMNSRDTLITELNVLETFTPVVPESFKDAGIVMLGNLHPLTQASVLDQMTERPKLVVLDTMNFWMDIALDDLHTVLKRVDVVTINDEEARQLSGEYSLVNAAKKIHEMGPKYVVIKKGEHGALLFNEGDMFYAPALPLAEVFDPTGAGDTFAGGFCGYLAKTEDISFNNMKNAIIYGSNLASFCVEKFGTERMQDLTEEEVKKRLQAFKELTQFDIKIS; from the coding sequence ATGAGTAAATTATTAGCAGTTGGTACGGTAGCTTTTGATGCTATTGAAACTCCTTTTGGGAAAACCGACAAGATATTAGGTGGTTCTGGAACTTATGTAGGTTTGGCTGCAAGTCAATTTGGAGTAAAAACAGGCGTTGTTTCTGTTGTTGGTGGAGATTTCCCTGCCTCATATTTAGAAATGATGAACTCTAAAGGAATTAATACTGATGGAATTGAAGTAGACAAAGAAGGTAAAACTTTTTTCTGGAGTGGTAAATATCATAATGATATGAACTCTAGAGATACTTTAATTACAGAGTTAAACGTATTAGAAACGTTTACACCTGTTGTACCAGAAAGTTTTAAAGATGCAGGCATTGTAATGTTAGGTAACTTACACCCGCTAACACAAGCATCTGTATTAGATCAAATGACAGAAAGACCAAAATTAGTAGTTTTAGATACTATGAATTTTTGGATGGACATTGCTTTAGATGATTTACATACTGTTTTAAAAAGAGTAGATGTAGTAACTATTAATGATGAAGAAGCACGTCAATTATCTGGAGAGTATTCTTTAGTTAATGCTGCTAAAAAGATTCATGAAATGGGACCAAAATATGTGGTAATCAAAAAAGGAGAACATGGTGCTTTGTTATTTAATGAAGGAGATATGTTTTATGCTCCGGCATTACCTTTAGCAGAAGTTTTTGATCCTACTGGAGCAGGAGATACATTTGCTGGTGGTTTTTGTGGTTATTTAGCAAAAACAGAAGACATTTCTTTTAACAACATGAAAAATGCAATTATATATGGTTCTAACCTAGCATCTTTCTGTGTAGAAAAATTTGGTACAGAGCGCATGCAAGACCTTACAGAAGAAGAAGTTAAAAAGCGATTACAAGCTTTTAAAGAATTAACACAATTTGATATAAAAATATCTTAA
- a CDS encoding amidophosphoribosyltransferase, which translates to MSDAIKHECGIALVRLKKPLQFYKDKYGSAFYGINKMYLLMEKQHNRGQDGAGFASVKFNVEPGTRYISRVRSNQPQPIQDVFAQINQRLNSVLEQNPDKKDDVAWQEENMPYVGNLFLGHVRYGTFGKNSIESVHPFLRQSNWKHKNLIVAGNFNMTNSNQILEELIELGQHPKEFTDTVTVMEKIGHFLEDEVGKLYQEAKKKGFNKRDASPYIEENLKLKKVLRRSSRNWDGGYAMAGLVGHGDAFVLRDPNGIRPTYFYEDDEVVVVASERPVIQTVFNVKIEDVQELERGHALIIKKSGVTSIKKIMEPREKLSCSFERIYFSRGSDASIYKERKDLGKIVFPKILESINSDISNTVFSFIPNTAETSFYGMVEAAEDLLNQQKTAKILAGGTKLSAQKVTEILSERPRFEKIAIKDAKLRTFIADDSSRDDLVEHVYDITYGVVKPTDNLVIIDDSIVRGTTLKKSIIRILDRLKPKKIVVVSSAPQIRYPDCYGIDMARIDDFIAFKAALELLKDTNQYHIVDDVYKKCKEQQGKVDTEIVNHVKDIYSPFKAEEISAKIAEMLKTADIKAEVEVIYQSIEGLHEACPDNLGDWYFTGNYPTPGGRRVVNQAFINFYEGNDKRAY; encoded by the coding sequence ATGAGTGATGCTATTAAACATGAATGTGGAATTGCACTTGTTAGATTAAAGAAACCGTTACAGTTTTATAAAGACAAATACGGTTCAGCATTTTACGGAATTAATAAAATGTATTTATTAATGGAAAAACAGCACAATCGTGGACAAGATGGTGCAGGTTTTGCCAGCGTAAAATTTAATGTAGAACCAGGTACAAGATATATTAGTAGAGTTCGTTCTAACCAACCGCAACCAATACAAGATGTTTTTGCTCAAATTAACCAACGTTTAAATAGTGTTTTAGAACAAAACCCTGATAAAAAAGACGACGTTGCTTGGCAAGAAGAAAATATGCCCTATGTTGGGAATCTATTTTTAGGACACGTTCGTTACGGTACTTTTGGTAAAAACAGTATAGAAAGTGTACATCCGTTTTTACGCCAAAGTAACTGGAAACATAAAAACTTAATAGTTGCTGGTAACTTTAACATGACTAATTCTAATCAAATACTTGAAGAATTAATTGAGTTAGGGCAACATCCAAAAGAATTTACAGACACCGTAACTGTAATGGAAAAAATTGGTCATTTCTTAGAAGATGAAGTTGGCAAATTATACCAAGAAGCAAAGAAAAAAGGATTTAATAAAAGAGATGCCTCTCCTTATATAGAAGAAAATTTAAAACTAAAAAAAGTATTAAGAAGATCTTCTAGAAACTGGGATGGTGGTTACGCTATGGCAGGTTTAGTTGGTCATGGAGATGCTTTTGTATTAAGAGATCCAAACGGAATTAGACCTACTTATTTTTATGAAGATGATGAAGTTGTAGTTGTAGCTTCAGAAAGACCAGTTATTCAAACTGTTTTTAACGTAAAGATAGAAGACGTTCAAGAATTAGAAAGAGGGCACGCTTTAATTATTAAAAAAAGTGGTGTAACTTCTATTAAGAAAATTATGGAACCTAGAGAAAAATTATCTTGTTCTTTTGAACGTATTTATTTTTCTAGAGGAAGTGATGCTTCTATTTATAAAGAACGTAAAGACTTAGGAAAAATAGTATTTCCTAAAATTTTAGAATCTATTAATAGCGATATCTCTAACACCGTATTTTCTTTTATACCAAATACAGCAGAAACTTCTTTCTACGGAATGGTAGAAGCTGCTGAAGATTTATTAAATCAACAAAAAACAGCAAAGATTTTAGCTGGTGGTACAAAATTATCTGCTCAAAAGGTTACAGAAATTTTATCTGAAAGACCTCGTTTTGAAAAAATAGCAATTAAAGATGCAAAATTAAGAACTTTTATTGCGGATGATAGCAGTAGAGATGATTTGGTAGAGCATGTTTATGATATTACGTATGGTGTTGTAAAACCTACAGATAATCTTGTTATTATTGATGACAGTATTGTAAGAGGTACTACATTAAAGAAAAGTATTATTAGAATTTTAGATCGATTAAAACCTAAAAAGATAGTAGTAGTTTCTTCTGCTCCACAAATCCGTTACCCTGATTGTTACGGAATTGACATGGCTAGAATTGATGATTTTATTGCTTTTAAAGCTGCTTTAGAATTATTAAAAGACACCAATCAATATCATATTGTAGATGATGTTTATAAAAAATGTAAAGAGCAACAAGGTAAAGTAGATACTGAAATTGTAAACCACGTAAAAGACATTTATAGTCCTTTTAAAGCTGAGGAGATTTCTGCTAAAATTGCAGAAATGTTAAAAACAGCAGATATTAAAGCAGAAGTAGAAGTAATTTATCAATCTATAGAAGGTCTGCATGAAGCATGTCCAGATAATCTTGGAGACTGGTACTTTACAGGAAACTACCCTACTCCTGGAGGACGTAGAGTTGTAAACCAAGCTTTTATTAATTTCTACGAAGGAAACGACAAAAGAGCATATTAA
- a CDS encoding zinc-dependent metalloprotease encodes MIKRILTKLLLVAFIFGFSAETDAQFWKKKKKETPKETPKKKPEKGDIQPYSKVVTKDHKTDEGLFKVHTKNNSYLFEIPDSLLSREMLMVTRIAKTATGIGFGGGKTNTQVLRWERKNKQILLRIVSHDIVADTTLPVHKAVVNSNLEPILFSFPIKAISKDSTATVIDATDLFATDIKPLGFPDFYRKAYGATRMDKDRSYIDRVSSYPKNIEIRHVKTYFASKAPSNSALGSITLEMSNSMVLLPKVPMKRRYFDERVGWFARGQVDYGLDAQKSKTVTYLDRYRLEVKDEDIEKFKRGELVEPKKQIVYYVDSATPEEWVPYIIQGVNDWQVAFEAAGFKNAIIGKRAPTKEEDPEYSPEDVRYSVIRYLASPIPNANGPHVSDPRSGEILESDINWYHNVMSLLHNWFFIQTAAINPDARSNNFKTETMGELIKFVSSHELGHTLGLPHNMGSSNAYPVDSLRSASFTKKYGTAPSIMDYARFNYVAQPEDKGVALMPNIGVYDKYAISWGYRPILDTDAKDEKPILDSWILKHAGDPMYRFGHQQASGVVDPSSQTEDLGDNAMKASMYGIKNLQRILPNLEEWTSDKGENYDNLSTMYGQVLGQFNRYMGHVTANVGGVYENYKTTDQEGAVYTYVDKATQKEALQFVIDELFKTPTWMLDQNIFSKTEFSGSVERVRGLQASTLNNILDAGRMARMIENETSNGTKAYSLISMMSDLRKGLWSEIYAGKSIDTYRRNLQRAYLDRLDYLLNKASDQRGYNRGYRKTTGITINQSDVKSVARGELKRLQRDAKSASNRGNTLTRYHLQDVVDRIDTILDPK; translated from the coding sequence ATGATAAAAAGAATACTTACTAAATTACTTTTAGTAGCTTTTATTTTTGGTTTTTCAGCAGAAACTGACGCCCAATTTTGGAAGAAAAAAAAGAAAGAAACTCCTAAAGAAACCCCTAAAAAGAAACCTGAGAAAGGAGATATTCAACCTTACAGTAAAGTAGTTACCAAAGACCACAAAACAGACGAAGGTTTGTTTAAAGTTCACACAAAAAATAATTCTTACCTTTTTGAAATACCAGACTCTCTTTTATCAAGAGAAATGTTAATGGTAACAAGAATCGCAAAAACTGCAACCGGAATTGGTTTTGGTGGTGGAAAAACAAATACACAAGTATTACGTTGGGAAAGAAAAAACAAACAAATTCTACTAAGAATTGTATCTCATGACATTGTAGCAGATACTACTTTACCGGTTCATAAAGCCGTTGTAAACTCTAACCTAGAACCTATTTTATTTTCTTTTCCTATAAAAGCTATTAGTAAAGATTCTACTGCAACTGTTATAGATGCTACAGATTTATTTGCTACAGATATAAAACCTTTAGGTTTTCCAGATTTTTATAGAAAAGCTTATGGAGCAACAAGAATGGACAAAGACCGTTCTTATATAGACCGCGTAAGTAGCTACCCTAAAAACATAGAGATTAGACATGTAAAAACGTATTTTGCAAGTAAAGCACCTTCTAATAGTGCATTAGGATCTATTACTTTAGAAATGAGTAATTCTATGGTTTTACTTCCTAAAGTGCCTATGAAACGTCGTTATTTTGATGAACGTGTAGGATGGTTTGCTCGTGGACAAGTAGATTATGGCTTAGATGCTCAAAAAAGTAAAACAGTTACTTATTTAGACAGATATCGCTTAGAAGTAAAAGATGAAGATATCGAAAAATTTAAAAGAGGTGAATTAGTAGAGCCTAAAAAACAAATTGTTTATTATGTAGATAGCGCAACTCCAGAAGAATGGGTTCCTTACATTATACAAGGTGTAAATGATTGGCAAGTAGCTTTTGAAGCTGCAGGTTTTAAAAACGCTATTATTGGTAAAAGAGCACCAACTAAAGAAGAAGACCCAGAGTATAGCCCAGAAGATGTTCGTTATTCTGTAATTAGATATTTAGCTTCTCCTATTCCTAATGCAAACGGACCTCACGTTAGTGACCCTCGTTCTGGAGAAATCTTAGAATCAGACATTAACTGGTATCACAATGTAATGTCTTTATTACATAATTGGTTCTTTATTCAAACTGCAGCTATTAACCCAGATGCAAGAAGCAATAACTTTAAGACAGAAACTATGGGAGAATTAATCAAATTTGTTTCTTCTCATGAGTTAGGTCACACGTTAGGTTTACCACATAATATGGGTAGTTCTAATGCGTATCCTGTAGATTCTTTACGTTCTGCTTCATTTACAAAAAAATACGGAACAGCTCCTTCTATTATGGATTATGCTCGTTTTAATTACGTTGCACAACCAGAAGACAAAGGTGTTGCTTTAATGCCAAATATTGGTGTGTATGATAAATATGCAATCTCTTGGGGATATAGACCTATTTTAGATACTGATGCTAAAGATGAAAAACCAATTTTAGATTCTTGGATTTTAAAACATGCAGGAGACCCAATGTACAGATTTGGACACCAACAAGCATCAGGTGTTGTAGACCCAAGTTCTCAAACAGAAGATTTAGGAGACAATGCCATGAAAGCTTCTATGTACGGAATTAAAAACCTACAAAGAATTTTACCTAATTTAGAAGAATGGACTTCTGATAAAGGTGAAAATTATGATAACTTATCTACTATGTACGGACAAGTTTTAGGTCAGTTTAATAGATATATGGGCCATGTAACTGCAAATGTTGGTGGGGTATATGAAAACTATAAAACTACAGACCAAGAAGGTGCTGTTTACACTTATGTAGACAAAGCAACTCAAAAAGAAGCATTACAATTTGTTATTGATGAATTATTTAAAACTCCAACTTGGATGTTAGATCAAAATATCTTTAGCAAAACCGAATTTTCTGGTTCTGTAGAAAGAGTACGTGGTTTGCAAGCATCAACTTTAAATAATATTTTAGACGCTGGTAGAATGGCTCGTATGATAGAAAACGAAACTTCTAATGGAACTAAAGCATATTCTTTAATTAGCATGATGAGCGATTTAAGAAAAGGACTTTGGAGTGAAATTTATGCTGGTAAATCAATTGATACCTATAGAAGAAATTTACAAAGAGCTTATTTAGATAGATTAGATTATCTTTTAAATAAAGCATCAGACCAAAGAGGTTACAATAGAGGTTATAGAAAAACAACTGGTATTACAATTAACCAATCTGATGTAAAATCTGTAGCTAGAGGAGAGTTAAAACGTTTACAACGTGATGCAAAATCTGCATCTAACAGAGGAAACACATTAACTCGTTACCACTTACAAGATGTTGTAGATAGAATTGATACTATTTTAGATCCTAAATAA
- a CDS encoding carboxypeptidase-like regulatory domain-containing protein, which translates to MTWFLLFIPLQALYFETNNILFYSFIYASNHLNFFSRKILCRVLDATSKEPIIYATVMLKKIERGTHADLNGGFEIPTKYKSNGIIKISSIGYLSKEIKLSQLNSNNINIIYLSTANNQLNEVVIKTSKKKKRKLLGIQIVKRAIENILDNYPTEPHSYIGYYRDYQQPVGDSYQKNRQSKVAIKYLNVHEAIIESFDAGFDSDKLKDNKNQSLLYNYKINTKFIRDSTLTIPYDNKSKKYSESVYITPLGGNELNLLNLTNTIRNYDKMSFSYSNVFQKDVVKNHKFRLKNIVFSDSIPLYEITFSSILEKTSFEYSAYGSIYISKQDFSIYKLNYNLYYRNKKNPQYAVTIEYTPKKDKMYLNYITFNNFFEATNGNYFKIDKTFFNSKQKTFKIYFNRSVSLTSIDKRNFKIYYKNKRLKVTAISPFEGSLRIFNVFINDKSIAEINFENEKNNPRYTSFFQFDITKLKDLSGHEIDERASIKMNQYREFFVQETFENKTATQQNMFIDKNAPLSRAKITKLQLEHDYWSNTPLKSSKN; encoded by the coding sequence TTGACGTGGTTTTTGCTTTTTATACCATTACAAGCCTTATATTTTGAAACAAATAACATTCTTTTTTACTCTTTTATTTACGCTAGTAATCACCTCAACTTTTTCTCAAGAAAAATTTTATGTAGGGTTTTAGATGCAACCTCTAAAGAGCCAATAATATATGCTACCGTAATGCTTAAGAAAATAGAAAGAGGTACACATGCAGACTTAAATGGAGGTTTTGAAATTCCTACTAAATACAAAAGCAACGGAATTATAAAAATATCTTCCATCGGATATCTATCTAAAGAAATAAAGTTATCTCAACTAAATAGCAATAACATCAATATCATTTATTTATCCACTGCAAACAACCAATTAAACGAGGTAGTTATTAAAACCTCTAAAAAGAAAAAAAGAAAATTATTAGGCATCCAAATTGTTAAAAGAGCCATTGAAAACATATTGGATAACTATCCAACAGAACCACATTCTTATATTGGTTATTATAGAGATTACCAACAACCTGTTGGAGATTCTTATCAAAAAAACAGGCAATCTAAAGTAGCAATTAAATACTTAAATGTACATGAGGCAATTATAGAGTCTTTTGATGCAGGTTTTGATAGTGATAAATTAAAAGACAATAAAAATCAGTCTCTTTTATATAATTATAAAATAAACACAAAATTTATTAGAGATTCTACACTTACAATTCCTTATGATAATAAAAGCAAAAAATATTCTGAAAGTGTATATATCACTCCTTTAGGCGGAAATGAGCTCAACTTATTAAACCTCACAAATACGATTAGAAATTATGATAAAATGTCTTTTTCCTACAGCAATGTTTTTCAAAAAGATGTTGTAAAAAACCATAAATTCAGATTGAAAAACATTGTATTTTCAGACAGTATCCCTTTATATGAAATAACTTTTTCTTCTATTTTAGAAAAAACAAGTTTTGAATACTCTGCTTATGGCAGTATCTATATTTCTAAACAAGATTTTTCTATTTATAAATTGAACTACAATCTCTACTATAGGAACAAGAAAAACCCACAATATGCTGTTACCATAGAATACACGCCAAAAAAAGATAAAATGTATTTGAATTACATCACTTTTAATAATTTCTTTGAAGCAACTAATGGCAATTATTTTAAAATTGATAAAACTTTTTTCAATAGCAAACAAAAAACTTTTAAAATCTATTTTAACAGAAGCGTATCACTTACAAGTATTGATAAAAGAAATTTTAAAATCTATTACAAAAATAAAAGATTAAAAGTAACTGCTATTAGTCCTTTTGAAGGTAGTCTAAGAATTTTTAATGTTTTTATTAATGACAAATCTATTGCCGAAATAAATTTTGAAAACGAAAAAAACAACCCTAGATATACTTCTTTTTTTCAGTTTGATATTACCAAGTTAAAAGATCTAAGTGGTCATGAAATTGATGAAAGAGCGAGTATAAAGATGAATCAATACCGAGAATTCTTTGTACAAGAAACCTTTGAAAATAAAACAGCAACGCAACAAAACATGTTTATAGATAAAAACGCTCCATTATCTAGAGCCAAAATAACCAAGTTACAACTAGAACATGATTACTGGTCAAACACGCCTTTAAAATCTAGTAAAAATTAA